From the genome of Frateuria soli:
CAGCGGCGCCCTGGTGCCGATCCTGCAGCCGTGGTGGCAACCCTTCAGCGGACCGTACCTCTACTACCCCGGCAGCAAGCACCTGCCGGCACCGTTGCGGGCGTTCGTGGATTTCATAAAAACCGGCGCCCCCGGCACCGGCGAGGACCGGTTGGAAAGCCGTTGAGGCGACCAGGTTAGGCGACCACGACGACCGCGTCGAACGGAAGAAGCGTCGATGCGGACTCGACTCGATGGCCTGTGCCTCTGCTCCACTCCGTTTCTGCTCCCGGCAGAATGTGGCCCCCACGTCCGCGCGTGAACAAGATCGACAGAAGCCGCCGATCAACTGCGTTCCTAGGCACCGTACACCTGCTCGAGCTGCGCAACGGCCGCGTTCACCCGCTCGATTCCCGAGGCCTGTGCGTTGGCGCTGCTGCTGATGGTGCCGTTCAACCGGTGCGCCTCGGCGATGGAGCTCAGTATCTCCGCCATCGAACGGCCGGTGGACTCGACCAGTTCCGTGCCATGGTCGACCCGCGCGCGCGCTTCCTCGATCAATCCGCGGATCTCCCCGGAGGCGGCGCGGCTGCGTTTCGCCAATTGCCTGACTTCATCGGCGACCACGGCAAAGCCGCGTCCATGCTCGCCCGCCTGGGCCGCCTCGATGGCCGCATTGAGCGACAACAGGTTGGTCTGGAACGCGAGCGAATCGATCAATTCCAGGATGCCGCCGATGGAATGAGTGCTTTCCACGATGCCTGCCATGGTGGCGATCACCGCTTCCATGGCCTGGCTGCCCTGTCCGGCGGTCTCGGTCGCCTTGCGCGCCGCGTCATTGGCGCGGACCGCGTGGCGGGCACTTTCCCGGACGGTGCTCGACAGGACTTGCACTTCGCGCTGCAAGGTCTTGGCGGCCAGGGTCTGGGCGGTGATATCGGTGGCGAACTTGATGACCCGCGCCGGCTGGCCCGCGGCATCCAGCACCGGGTTGTAGGTGGCCTGGATCCATACTTCCCGCCCTTGCTTGCCGACGCGGCGGTACACGCCCGCGTCGTGGCGCCCCTCCCGCAACCGTTGCCAGAACGCCTGGTATTCCGGTCGCGCGGCCTCGGCGGGCTCGACGAACATGCGGTGGTGCCGGCCGACCACCTCTTCGGCGCGGTAACCCAGCGCCTGGAGGAAGTTGGCGTTGGCCGCGACGATGGTTCCATCGAGGGCGAACTCGATGACGCCCTGCGAGCGGTCGATCGCCTGCATCCGGCTTTCCAGGTCGGCCGCCGCCTGGCGCTGCGCGGTGACGTCCGTGGCGAACTTGACGATACCGGTGACCCGGCCGGTGCGATCGTGCAACGGGTTGTAGGAGGACTGCAGCCACACCTCGCGGCCGTCCCGTGCCCGCCGGCGATAGAGACCCGCGTCATGCCGCCCTTCGCGCAGGCGCTGCCAGAACTGGCGGTACCCGTCACTGGCAGCTTCTTCCGGCAGCACGAACAATCGGTGGTGGCGCCCCACGATCTCTGCCCGGGTGTAGCCCATGGTGCGAAGGAACAGTGCATTGGCATCGCGGATCGTCCCGTCGGGGGCGAATTCGATGACTGCCTGCACCCGGTCGATAGCGGCCAGGCGGTCGGCGGACCGTGCCGGCAAAAGGCGGCGAAGAGCGTGCGGAAGGGCGAGCATGGGGGGGCCTGGATTTCGGAAGTCGCGTAGCTATCGGCCGCCAGTGAGGAACATTTAGCACAAACGACATATTTCGCATTTCTGGCATGACTGGCGTCTGCGGATGCGCGCTTTTGCACGCCGGGCCTTTATGCTGTGGCGATGCCCCAGATGGCCGCCCTGTGACTGATTCCAGCCTCCATGACACGCCCGACGATCCCGCCCTGACCACACGAGAGGCCGCGCGGCTGCTGGGTGTGTCGGTCGGCACCGTGCAGAAATGGGTCGAAAGCGGGGAACTGGCCGGGTGGAAGACGCCCGGCGGCCACCGGCGCGTCCGCTGGAGCGCCGTGGCAGGCATGCTGTCCCTGCCCGGCAGCACGCCCGGGCGGGCCGCCGATCCGGCCGAGTTCGTGCCCGAACCGCGCCCGGCCTATCCGGTCACCGCCGAGGAACCCGCACGGTTGGCAGCCGTGCGTCGTTCGGGCCTGCTCGATACCCCGGCCGATCCGGCACTGGACCGCATCGCCTGGCTGGCCTCCGCGGTGACCGACACCCCGGTCGCCCTGCTCACCGTCCTCAGCAGCCGGCGTCAGTGGTTCAAGGCGCGCGTGGGGCTGGACGTGGCCGAGACACCGCGCAGCTGGGCGTTCTGCAGCTACACCGTGCTGCAGGGAGAAGTGTTCCTGGTCGAGGACGCCATTAACGATCCGCGCTTTGCCGACAATCCGCTGGTGACCGGTTCACCGCACATCCGCTTCTATGCCGGCGCCCCGTTGCGCGACGCGTCCGGCTTCGCCCTCGGTGCGCTTTGCGCGATCGATACCCGGCCACGCAGCCTGTCGGCCACGCAGGTGCGGGCGATCCTTGAACTGGCGCAGCTCGCTTCGGACCGGCTGCAACAATAGCGACGAAAGACAGCCGGACGGAGGGGCACACCTGACAGTTGGTGGCGGGTCTTGCCGTTGGGAAGCGCAAGGCTTCCGGGACAAGTGGACCAGGTCCGTTCCAACCCCGAGGAAACGGATAACCGGTCCGGCTCAATGGCCTACGTGCCCCTCTCGGCCCGGGCGGGACGTGAGCAGGCTCGCCACCACCGACGCGACCAGGATCAAGCCGACCACGCCCAGCGCAATGCCGACGGGGATCTTGTACAGGTCCAGCAGCAGCATCTTCACGCCGATGAAGATCAGGATCACCGCAAGGCCATACTTGAGCAGGTGGAAACGCGCGGCCATGTCGGCCAGCAGGAAGTACATCGCCCGCAGCCCGAGGATCGCGAAGATGTTCGACGTGAACACGATGAACGGATCATCGGTGACCGCGAAGATCGCCGGAATCGAATCGACCGCGAAGATCAGGTCGGTCACTTCCACCAGTACCAGCACCACGAACAGCGGCGTGGCGTAGCGCAGCCCCTGTTTCACCACGAAGAATTTCTCGCCGTGGTGCTCGTCGGTCATGCGCAGGTGACGGCGCAGCCAGCGCAGCACCGGGTTGGCGTCCAGCGCGACCTCCTTGCCGGCAAACACCAGCATCTTGCCGCCGGTCAGCAACAGGATGAACCCGAAGACGTACAGCACCCAGTGGAACCGCGCCAGCAGCACCGCCCCGACGAAGATCAGCACCGCGCGCATCACGATGGCGCCCAGCACCCCGTACATCAGCACGCGCTTCTGGTAGGCAGCGGGCACCGCGAAGAACTGGAAAAAGGTGATCCACATGAAGACGTTGTCGGTCGCCAGCGCCTTCTCGATCAGGTAGCCGCTGAGGTATTCCAGCGCCTTCCTGTTCGCCAGCTCCCGCGGGAACCGTCCGTCGAGGTACCACCAGAACCAGCCACAGAAGGCGAGCGAGACCAGCACCCACACCAGCGTCCAGACGGCCGCCTCCTTCACGCTCACCCGGTGCGCGCCCTCGGCCTTCAGCACGAGGAAATCCACCGCCAGCAGCGCGGCGACCACCAGCGTGAACGACACGTAGAGCAACGGCGTACCGGCCGATTCGATCGCCATGGCCAAGCCTCCAGCACGTCACCGGCCAACCCGAAGCGTCGGGTCGCTTATTGCGCCAGCGCAGTGAAGCCGAGGTGGCCTGTAGCGTCAAGCAAACGGGCGGATGGGGCATGCGCGAGGCGCCGGGCTACGGGAGCTCCGCCCGGAATACGGCACTCAGCCGTGGGCCGCGAGCCGCCGGGCGACGGCGGCTTTCGCGCGATGCCCGCAGTTCACTGGGACAGTGCCGCGATCGGCAATTCCATCTGCAGCACCAGGCCGTCCGGTCGCCAGTCCTGCCGGAGCGTACCGCCCAGCTGCCGGGTCACGGAGTTGGACACCAGGGTGGCGCCGAAGCCGGACCGCCCGGGACTGCATTCGACCCGTGGCCCGCCTTCCTCCGTCCAGCGCAGGTGCAGGCTGCCGCCCTCTTCGCGCCAGTCGATGGCGACCCGGCCCATCTCCGTGGAGAGCGCGCCGTACTTGGCGGCGTTGGTCGCCAGCTCGTGGAAGATGAGCGCGAGCGCCGTCGCGCTGCGCGGGCCGCACAGCAGCGGCGCGCCGGTGAGGCTGCAGCGCGTGGGCCCGGGCTGGCCTTCGTGCGGCTCCATGATGTCGCGGATCAGGTCCGCCAGGTCCGACCCGCCCGGGGCCACCTGGGACGATGCAAAACCGCTGCGCACCCGCCCATGGGCGCGTTGCAGCGCACCCAGCCGCCCCAGCAGCGTGTCGGCCAGCTCGCTGGCGCTGCCCGCATGGCGTGCGCTCATCCGGACCAGGCTGTGCGTCATCGCGAACAGGTTCTGGATCCGGTGGTTCATCTCCCGGGTGAGCAGTTCCTGCTCGTCGAGGGCCTGGCGGAGGTGCTGTTCGCTGCGCACCATGCGCAGCGCGATGTCCACGAACGATGCGAATTCGGTGAGCACGCGGGCATGTTCCCGGTCGAAGTGCCCGTTGCTCTCCGCGACCACCCAGAGGGTGCCCAGTGGCAACTCGCTGCCGACGTACAGCGGCACGAGCAGCACCTCCGGCAGCGACATCCCCACTTCGACCAGCCAGTCGTAGATCCTCTCGGGGTTCTGCACGAGCACCGGAGCACGCTGGTCGAGCGTGATGCCGCAGGGGCTGTAGTCGCGCGGCGCGAACCCGCCCTCGAACGGCTCGAGCAAGCCGCGCAGGCAATGCCAGCGGAATCCGCCCGGCGAGGACGCCTCGTCGTAGAGGCTCAGGCCACCGGTGACCGCTCCCGTCGTTTCCAGGGCGAGATCGACCAGGCGGGGGAGAAGCTCCTCGGGGCAGCCGGCCATGCGCGCGGCCAGATCCTGGAGCGCGGCCTTCTCGTGCCGGTAGTCGACCTTGCGGGGAACCCGCGCATGCAACGCAGAGGTAATGAACACCTCGGCGTTGCCAGCTTGTTCGGCAGGCGACGGGTACATGCCTTTTTCCTTGTTGGACGCGGCAGAACGGTGGGCACGACAGGTGAACCGGGAAGCCACTCGGGCTTCCCGCGCCGTGCAGGCGTTACCCCGAGGGAGCGCCGGCATGACGGTAGTTCAATGGGACCGCGCAATTCAGCCATCATGGGCGCTTGGTGCGCGGACCACAAGGACACGCGCTTGCCACTGCCCGGGCGGCGGCGCCCTCCGGCCCGCGCAGGATTCCACCGCCAGGCAGGCTGCCACGAGCCGCACGCCGGCTCGCTTGAGGTTCACCCCGGATACTTCCAAAACCTTTTGCCGCGTCACAGCGACCGATCGGGACGACAACACGCGCGCGTCCCCGACGCGGTCACCATCCTGCGCGCGAGTACGACGTATGCGCCGGAGCGCGACGGCGCCTGGCGGGCAACTTCAGGCGGTCCGCCGGGCTTTGATCATGGCGTCGCCCGCCAACGCGGCCGGTCCTGCGTCCCGCAGCGGGATGTCAGCCGCCGCCACCGGCCGGGTTGCTCGCGCACGAGGCATGCCCGCACTCGCAGAACGGGCCTTCGGACCGATCGGTGCTGGCCGCCTCGCGGCAGTAGTCGCTGCAGTACTGCTCACCGTTGCGGACGGTGCAATCGCAGCCGGCGTGGCCGCAGCGGGTTTCGTTGTCGGACATGGTGGTGTCTCCATCAGGGCGGCCGTGCATGGCCGCGGAAAAAGCCCCGCGCCCCGCGCTGGCGGCCTGGCGCTCGGCACCGGCGGGGAGGCGCGGCAGGCTGGGTCCCCCAGCGTGTCGCATGCCTGGTGAAAGGGGGGAACAGGAACCGCACAGACCACATGACGGCGACCGGGCGCCTGCAGCCAGGCGACCCGCGGGCCTCCAGATTTGCGTGCCTCGGCCGATAGTCCAGCGGAGAGATTCAAGGGCGGTGCGTCCAGGAGGCGCCATGACCTCATGAGCGCGACTTGCAGAGTGCTCGATGTGCTGGGCGGCCGGGACCCGCGACGCCGGTTGCGGCTCGTGCAGTGGCTGATCGCCAGCGCCGTCTATGTCGGGGCCGCCTCGTTGCTGATCACCGGCGTGGGCCAGGGCTGGATGAACACGTCCGCGCTCCTGCTCTGGCTCGGCTTCGTCTTCGCCGTGCTGGTCGTGGGCTACGTCGCCCTGCGCAGCGGCTGGACCGAGCGCTTCCGCGACCCCTCGGTCACGGTGTGGCAGCTTTCGATGGGGGTGATCGCCGTGAACTGGGGTTACCTGATCTGCGGCCCGATGCGCACCTCGGCGCTGTTTCCGATCATGGTGATCTTCGCCTTCGGCGCGTTCACGCTGCGCTGGCGCCAGATCGCCTGGGTGACCTTGCTGGCGGTATCCAGCCTGGTCGCGGCGGTGGCGGTGCGCACGCTCTACCCCCACTGGGTCCCGGCACAGGGCGAGGTACCGCCGCTGCGCGTGGACATCAACAACGTACTGATGCTGATCGTCGTGTTGCCGGCGCTGGCGGTGATCGCCGCGCGCCTTTCCAACCTGCGGCAGAAGCTGCGGGACCAGCGCGAGGCCCTGTCGCGTGCGCTGGCCGAGGTGGAGCGACTGGCCGTCAGCGACGAGCTCACCGGCATCGCCAACCGCCGATCCATGCGTGGCCTGCTTGAACACCATGTCGCCCTGTCGGCCCGGTACGAGACCCCGTTCTGCGTTGCCATTCTCGACATCGATCACTTCAAGGCCGTCAACGATGACCTGGGGCACGCTGCCGGGGACGAGGTGTTGAGAGCGTTCGCGCGGCGCACGTCCGAAACACTGCGCAGTTCCGACGTGCTGGGGCGCTGGGGAGGCGAGGAGTTTGTCCTGGTAATGCCGGGCGACCTCGATGCGGCCCGCCGCGTACTCGATCGCACCCGCCACGCGATCCGCAACGGCTGCCACCCGTCACGGCCCGTCACCTTTTCCGCTGGCGTCGCGCAACACCATCCCGAAGAGAGCGACGACAACTTGCTGTCACGCGCGGACCTGGCCTTGTATCAGGCCAAGCGCTGCGGCCGGAATCGCTGCGTCGAGGCCAGCTGATCCAGCCGGCCTGAGGCCTCGAATGCCTTCTTCTCCGCGACGGGCCCCGCAAGCGGGTCTGTACGGCGCTGGATTTGCCGAAGCCAGCGCCGGCGGCCACGGACTGGAAGGTCCTGCCTCAATTGGCCGCTGCACAGTCCACTCCGGGCAGGTTGTCCTCACCCGCAAGGCAACCATCACGCCCGGGATGGCTCCAGAGCACTAAGATCTCCGGATCTTTCGAAGCCCGGGGAAACGTGCAGATGATCAAGCTGGCCATCGGGGTCTCTCTTGCAGCGCTTCTGGCAAGCGCCGCCCATGCGCAGACCAACGCGGGAGAACAGGAAGCCGATCCCGGCCTCCCCTTCACCCTGACCAAAGTGGCGAGCTTCGACCTGCCCTGGCGCATCGCCTTCCTGCCCGATGGGCGGATGCTGGTGACCGAAAAGGTCGGACGCGTCGACCTGGTCACTCCGCAAGGCGCGAAGACCCGAATCGCGGGTGTTCCACCGAGCTACGTCGAAGGCCAGAACGGCATGCTGGGCGTCTTCCTCTCGCCCCATTACGCCACCGACCACAACGTCTATCTCACCTACGTCGCCCCGGGCGACTATGGCGGTGGCCTGGCGCTGGGCCGCGGGCGGCTGGTGCTGGATGGCGATCAGCCGCGACTGGACGGTTTCAAGGTGCTGTGGCGCCAGATGCCTGCCGGCAAGGGCGGCCAGGCCGGCGCCCAGATCGCGTTCTCGCCGGATGGCAAGTATCTCTTCCTCACGGTGGGCGATCGCCAGCGCTTCACGCCCGCACAGGATCCCGACCAGCCGGAAGGCAAGATCCTGCGGCTGACGCTGGACGGCAAACCCGCACCGGGCAACCCGTGGGCAGGCAAGACCGGCGCCCGCACCATTCCGCTGATCGACCCGGCGGAAGATACCGAGAAGGCCAAGACCGCGCCGGTGGTCAGCACCTATACGTTCCCCGGGCCCAACCTGACGCCGGCCGAAACCTGGGCCACCGGCTTCCGCACACCGTATGGACTCGCCTTCGCGCCCGACGGCCGGCTGTGGGAGCTCGAGCATGGCCCGCGCGGCGGCGACGAACTCAATCTCATCCAGCCTGGCAAGAACTACGGCTGGCCACTGGTCTCCTATGGCGTGAACTACAACGGCGTGCCCATTCCCAGTCCCGACACGCGCCCTGACCTCGTCAAGCCGGTGATCTACTGGGTGCCGGTGATCGCGCCGGGCAACCTCATGTTCTACAAGGGCAACGCTTTCCCGCAATGGAAGGGAAGCGCCCTGATCAGCGGCCTTGCCAGCGAAGCGATCGTGCGCGTCACCTTCGACGGCAAGGGCGGCGCGAAAGCGGTCCAACGCTGGAACATCGGCAAACGCGTCCGCGATATCGAAGAAGCACCGGACGGCTCGCTCTGGAT
Proteins encoded in this window:
- a CDS encoding methyl-accepting chemotaxis protein, which codes for MLALPHALRRLLPARSADRLAAIDRVQAVIEFAPDGTIRDANALFLRTMGYTRAEIVGRHHRLFVLPEEAASDGYRQFWQRLREGRHDAGLYRRRARDGREVWLQSSYNPLHDRTGRVTGIVKFATDVTAQRQAAADLESRMQAIDRSQGVIEFALDGTIVAANANFLQALGYRAEEVVGRHHRMFVEPAEAARPEYQAFWQRLREGRHDAGVYRRVGKQGREVWIQATYNPVLDAAGQPARVIKFATDITAQTLAAKTLQREVQVLSSTVRESARHAVRANDAARKATETAGQGSQAMEAVIATMAGIVESTHSIGGILELIDSLAFQTNLLSLNAAIEAAQAGEHGRGFAVVADEVRQLAKRSRAASGEIRGLIEEARARVDHGTELVESTGRSMAEILSSIAEAHRLNGTISSSANAQASGIERVNAAVAQLEQVYGA
- a CDS encoding GAF domain-containing protein; protein product: MTDSSLHDTPDDPALTTREAARLLGVSVGTVQKWVESGELAGWKTPGGHRRVRWSAVAGMLSLPGSTPGRAADPAEFVPEPRPAYPVTAEEPARLAAVRRSGLLDTPADPALDRIAWLASAVTDTPVALLTVLSSRRQWFKARVGLDVAETPRSWAFCSYTVLQGEVFLVEDAINDPRFADNPLVTGSPHIRFYAGAPLRDASGFALGALCAIDTRPRSLSATQVRAILELAQLASDRLQQ
- a CDS encoding TerC family protein: MESAGTPLLYVSFTLVVAALLAVDFLVLKAEGAHRVSVKEAAVWTLVWVLVSLAFCGWFWWYLDGRFPRELANRKALEYLSGYLIEKALATDNVFMWITFFQFFAVPAAYQKRVLMYGVLGAIVMRAVLIFVGAVLLARFHWVLYVFGFILLLTGGKMLVFAGKEVALDANPVLRWLRRHLRMTDEHHGEKFFVVKQGLRYATPLFVVLVLVEVTDLIFAVDSIPAIFAVTDDPFIVFTSNIFAILGLRAMYFLLADMAARFHLLKYGLAVILIFIGVKMLLLDLYKIPVGIALGVVGLILVASVVASLLTSRPGREGHVGH
- a CDS encoding sensor histidine kinase; this translates as MYPSPAEQAGNAEVFITSALHARVPRKVDYRHEKAALQDLAARMAGCPEELLPRLVDLALETTGAVTGGLSLYDEASSPGGFRWHCLRGLLEPFEGGFAPRDYSPCGITLDQRAPVLVQNPERIYDWLVEVGMSLPEVLLVPLYVGSELPLGTLWVVAESNGHFDREHARVLTEFASFVDIALRMVRSEQHLRQALDEQELLTREMNHRIQNLFAMTHSLVRMSARHAGSASELADTLLGRLGALQRAHGRVRSGFASSQVAPGGSDLADLIRDIMEPHEGQPGPTRCSLTGAPLLCGPRSATALALIFHELATNAAKYGALSTEMGRVAIDWREEGGSLHLRWTEEGGPRVECSPGRSGFGATLVSNSVTRQLGGTLRQDWRPDGLVLQMELPIAALSQ
- a CDS encoding GGDEF domain-containing protein produces the protein MSATCRVLDVLGGRDPRRRLRLVQWLIASAVYVGAASLLITGVGQGWMNTSALLLWLGFVFAVLVVGYVALRSGWTERFRDPSVTVWQLSMGVIAVNWGYLICGPMRTSALFPIMVIFAFGAFTLRWRQIAWVTLLAVSSLVAAVAVRTLYPHWVPAQGEVPPLRVDINNVLMLIVVLPALAVIAARLSNLRQKLRDQREALSRALAEVERLAVSDELTGIANRRSMRGLLEHHVALSARYETPFCVAILDIDHFKAVNDDLGHAAGDEVLRAFARRTSETLRSSDVLGRWGGEEFVLVMPGDLDAARRVLDRTRHAIRNGCHPSRPVTFSAGVAQHHPEESDDNLLSRADLALYQAKRCGRNRCVEAS
- a CDS encoding PQQ-dependent sugar dehydrogenase, whose protein sequence is MIKLAIGVSLAALLASAAHAQTNAGEQEADPGLPFTLTKVASFDLPWRIAFLPDGRMLVTEKVGRVDLVTPQGAKTRIAGVPPSYVEGQNGMLGVFLSPHYATDHNVYLTYVAPGDYGGGLALGRGRLVLDGDQPRLDGFKVLWRQMPAGKGGQAGAQIAFSPDGKYLFLTVGDRQRFTPAQDPDQPEGKILRLTLDGKPAPGNPWAGKTGARTIPLIDPAEDTEKAKTAPVVSTYTFPGPNLTPAETWATGFRTPYGLAFAPDGRLWELEHGPRGGDELNLIQPGKNYGWPLVSYGVNYNGVPIPSPDTRPDLVKPVIYWVPVIAPGNLMFYKGNAFPQWKGSALISGLASEAIVRVTFDGKGGAKAVQRWNIGKRVRDIEEAPDGSLWMLEDAAPGGLYHLMPK